One Sediminicola sp. YIK13 DNA segment encodes these proteins:
- a CDS encoding argininosuccinate synthase → MKKLVLAYSGGLDTSYCAKYLSKDKGFEVHAVSVNTGGFSQEEIASIQEKALQLGASTYTSIDAVQTFYDKVVKYLIFGNVLKNNTYPLSVSAERIVQAIEIVNHAKKVGAAYIAHGSTGAGNDQVRFDMIFQIIAPEIEIITPIRDNKLSREAEIAYLKENGVDYSWEKAKYSINRGLWGTSVGGEETLTSHSALPDTAYPSQLQETEPTAIKLTFKRGELIAIDGKENTPVNNIIALDALASKYAIGRDIHVGDTIIGIKGRVGFEAPASLIIIKAHHLLEKHTLSKWQQFQKEQQGNFYGMLLHEGNYLDEVMRNIEVFLTDTQKNVSGDVFVSLHPYRFQLNGIDSKHDLMNASFGSYGEMNKGWTADDAKGFIKILSNAGKIYNHVNNSYD, encoded by the coding sequence ATGAAAAAATTAGTATTAGCCTATAGTGGTGGACTGGACACATCTTATTGTGCAAAATATCTATCCAAGGACAAAGGGTTTGAAGTGCACGCGGTGAGCGTGAATACAGGAGGATTCTCGCAGGAAGAAATAGCCAGCATCCAAGAAAAAGCATTACAATTGGGAGCCTCAACCTATACCTCCATTGATGCCGTGCAGACCTTTTATGATAAAGTGGTCAAATACTTGATCTTTGGCAATGTCCTAAAAAATAATACCTATCCCCTGTCGGTAAGCGCTGAGCGTATTGTTCAGGCCATAGAAATAGTGAACCATGCTAAAAAAGTAGGCGCAGCTTACATTGCCCATGGTAGTACTGGAGCAGGAAATGATCAGGTAAGATTTGATATGATTTTTCAGATCATTGCCCCGGAAATTGAGATCATCACCCCCATCAGGGACAACAAACTATCGAGGGAAGCTGAAATAGCCTACCTTAAAGAAAATGGGGTGGATTATTCTTGGGAAAAAGCCAAATACTCCATCAATAGGGGCCTATGGGGCACTTCTGTAGGCGGCGAAGAAACTTTAACGTCACATTCGGCCCTACCGGATACTGCCTATCCCAGTCAGTTACAAGAAACAGAACCGACAGCTATTAAACTCACTTTTAAGAGAGGAGAACTTATAGCCATCGACGGCAAGGAGAACACTCCCGTGAATAATATTATTGCCTTGGACGCTTTGGCCTCTAAGTATGCCATTGGAAGGGATATCCACGTAGGGGATACCATCATAGGTATCAAAGGAAGAGTTGGGTTTGAAGCCCCTGCTTCCCTTATCATAATAAAAGCCCACCACTTGTTGGAAAAACATACCTTGAGCAAGTGGCAGCAATTCCAGAAGGAACAGCAAGGAAATTTCTATGGAATGCTCCTACACGAAGGAAATTATTTGGATGAGGTAATGAGAAATATTGAGGTGTTTCTAACCGATACACAGAAGAATGTTTCTGGTGACGTGTTTGTTAGCCTTCACCCTTACCGTTTTCAACTCAATGGAATTGACTCCAAGCACGACCTGATGAATGCCTCTTTCGGGAGCTATGGGGAAATGAACAAGGGTTGGACCGCGGACGATGCAAAAGGGTTCATCAAAATACTTTCCAACGCCGGAAAAATATATAATCACGTCAACAATAGTTATGATTAA
- the argC gene encoding N-acetyl-gamma-glutamyl-phosphate reductase — translation MIKAGIIGGSGYTGGELIRILLNHSKVSIDFIYSTTRAGKKASTAHPDLLGVTDIKFTDEVNLTVDVVFLCLGHGNSTSFLNEHQFSANTKIIDLSNDFRLAADAQFKGKDFVYGLPELNKEAIKKANYIANPGCFATAIQLALLPLAKAGALDNPVHINAVTGSTGAGVVLSATSHFSWRTNNISWYKPFTHQHLGEINESLHSLQSNAGELFFLPSRGNFTRGIFATAYTNYNGSLEDAKSLFKDFYADAKFTQVSDEEICLKQIVNTNHCHIHLHKHNGVLLVTSAIDNLLKGASGQAVQNMNLMFKFEETEGLQLKAGVF, via the coding sequence ATGATTAAAGCAGGAATAATTGGAGGTTCAGGATATACCGGGGGAGAACTGATACGAATTCTACTGAACCATTCCAAGGTAAGTATCGATTTTATATACAGTACAACCAGGGCAGGAAAAAAGGCATCAACGGCACATCCCGATCTATTGGGGGTGACGGATATAAAGTTTACCGATGAGGTTAACTTAACGGTGGATGTGGTCTTTCTTTGTTTGGGCCATGGTAATTCTACCTCTTTTTTGAATGAACACCAGTTTTCTGCCAATACGAAAATTATTGACCTGAGTAATGACTTCAGACTAGCAGCAGATGCCCAATTCAAAGGCAAGGATTTTGTCTATGGGCTACCAGAACTGAACAAAGAAGCCATTAAAAAGGCAAATTATATTGCTAATCCAGGGTGTTTCGCAACTGCCATACAATTGGCACTATTGCCTTTGGCGAAAGCTGGCGCCCTTGACAATCCTGTGCACATCAATGCTGTCACGGGCAGTACTGGAGCAGGTGTTGTTTTATCCGCGACTTCTCATTTTAGTTGGAGAACCAACAACATTTCCTGGTACAAACCCTTTACCCACCAACATCTGGGAGAAATAAATGAAAGTTTACATTCCCTCCAATCCAATGCTGGGGAGCTATTCTTTTTGCCCAGTCGTGGTAATTTCACCCGCGGCATCTTTGCCACAGCCTACACCAACTATAATGGGTCTTTAGAAGACGCTAAAAGCCTGTTTAAGGACTTTTATGCCGATGCTAAATTTACGCAAGTCTCTGACGAGGAAATTTGTCTGAAACAGATAGTGAACACCAATCATTGCCATATCCATCTGCACAAGCACAACGGAGTGTTGTTGGTCACCTCTGCCATAGATAATTTATTAAAAGGTGCGTCAGGGCAGGCCGTACAAAACATGAACCTGATGTTTAAGTTTGAGGAAACGGAAGGACTACAATTAAAAGCAGGAGTATTTTAA
- a CDS encoding glycosyltransferase 87 family protein, whose translation MSSYWKLHKFPILMVLISIGFYASFAYDLDRSDIIKLITLSLGLFFLCYKIIQFEKWNFKFLLVAGVLFRLVFFMVSPNLSQDFFRFIWDGELVRQGFNPYLFTPNDLMSQGNLVIANAQELHMGMGELSAKHFSNYPPLNQLLFAISAALGGKSILGSIIVMRSIIIFADLGILYFGIKLLKHLNRSSYLIFWYFLNPLVIIELTGNLHFEGVMLFFFMVALYFTAKKKWQWGGVFYAFAILTKLVPLIFLPLFLKHYGIKKSLAFYSLIGITVLVFTFPFFTMDFIAHYSATIGLWFSNFEFNASIYNIIKYVGQQFDIPAYEMIKAFGKIIPFIIIALVLLFTFLRNNKNTSSLMVSMLWILSCYYFLATTVHPWYIIFLVILAIFTEFRFPLVWSFTVTLSYWAYSNSQFEENLLILSIEYILVYGFLIYELMTLNNKNLLFCKN comes from the coding sequence ATGTCCTCCTATTGGAAACTTCATAAATTTCCAATCCTTATGGTGCTTATCAGCATCGGATTCTATGCGAGTTTTGCTTATGACCTGGACCGGTCAGATATTATAAAACTAATAACCCTATCCCTAGGGTTATTTTTTTTGTGTTATAAAATCATACAATTTGAGAAGTGGAATTTTAAATTTCTATTGGTTGCCGGCGTTCTTTTTCGTTTGGTCTTTTTTATGGTCTCACCCAATCTTTCCCAAGATTTCTTTCGTTTTATATGGGATGGGGAATTGGTCAGACAGGGCTTCAATCCCTATCTGTTTACACCAAACGACTTAATGTCACAAGGGAATCTCGTCATTGCCAATGCACAAGAATTGCATATGGGAATGGGAGAATTAAGCGCAAAACATTTTTCCAATTACCCCCCTCTTAACCAACTGCTATTTGCAATTTCCGCTGCATTAGGTGGGAAGTCAATTCTAGGTAGCATTATTGTAATGCGCTCAATTATAATATTTGCTGATCTAGGTATCCTATACTTTGGTATAAAGTTATTGAAGCATCTCAACAGATCTTCCTATTTGATTTTCTGGTATTTTTTAAATCCTTTGGTCATCATAGAACTTACAGGCAATCTTCATTTTGAAGGAGTCATGTTATTTTTCTTTATGGTTGCCCTTTATTTTACAGCAAAGAAAAAATGGCAATGGGGAGGTGTATTTTATGCTTTTGCCATTTTGACAAAACTTGTACCCCTTATCTTCCTTCCCCTATTCCTAAAACATTACGGTATCAAAAAAAGTTTGGCCTTTTATTCCCTCATTGGAATTACCGTACTAGTATTTACGTTTCCTTTTTTCACAATGGATTTCATCGCCCATTATTCGGCAACCATAGGGCTTTGGTTCTCCAATTTTGAATTTAATGCAAGTATTTATAACATCATAAAATACGTTGGGCAACAGTTTGATATCCCTGCCTACGAAATGATAAAGGCATTTGGGAAAATTATTCCCTTCATAATTATCGCATTGGTCCTTCTTTTTACTTTTTTACGCAATAATAAAAACACATCCAGTCTGATGGTTTCTATGTTATGGATTTTAAGTTGCTATTATTTTTTGGCCACAACGGTCCATCCATGGTACATCATCTTCTTGGTCATTTTGGCGATTTTTACAGAATTTAGGTTTCCCCTAGTTTGGTCCTTTACCGTCACATTAAGCTATTGGGCCTATTCCAATAGCCAATTTGAGGAGAACCTTTTGATTCTCAGCATTGAATATATCCTAGTATATGGTTTCTTAATCTATGAATTGATGACCCTAAATAACAAAAACCTGTTATTTTGTAAAAATTAA
- a CDS encoding 4Fe-4S binding protein — protein MSTYDKNMALTGTPPKALTLGQKIATLMGMGGLTILVLAIFNVNFPHKALWLTTSLLAIFIGVVWFSAAAYAHTQKGIKNDGVWFKSISSRGVWAWMAGIALTAFYIILYFYPQYLGLQKSGDNTGVIAFFDPLSKLLSGNPASQWFVYGTLYTVAILAFGIKFIWKYRHNRYEMIRTSSVMFFQTAFAFLIPEFMSRLNSESFSLPYYDLKNIWPLNYYNFERYRVNSMIDAGDIGLAMLIFGILSIFVITPILTYKYGKRWYCSWVCGCGGLAETAGDSFRHLSDKTQKAWKIERWVVHSVVVFVTLMTTAVIYSYLGNDSSKYWLTKNTFLLGVAGILTLVFGWVMLFKRKELQKDARYGAIGYFTIIVALIGFHYLSGDGNVFLFKSETLRTTYGFLIGSIFSGVIGTGFYPIFGNRVWCRFGCPMAAILGFQQRLFSRFRITTNGGQCISCGNCSTYCEMGIDVRAYAQKGENIVRSSCVGCGICSAVCPRGVLKLENGPEKGRINPTEILLGNDVNLMDLVNQK, from the coding sequence ATGAGTACGTACGACAAAAACATGGCCTTGACCGGCACACCTCCAAAAGCCTTGACCCTGGGCCAAAAAATAGCAACATTGATGGGAATGGGCGGACTAACTATCCTGGTACTGGCCATATTCAATGTAAATTTTCCTCATAAAGCACTTTGGCTGACCACATCCCTATTGGCAATTTTTATTGGAGTGGTTTGGTTTTCCGCTGCGGCTTATGCCCATACCCAAAAAGGAATAAAAAATGATGGGGTCTGGTTTAAATCCATATCCAGTAGAGGGGTTTGGGCCTGGATGGCCGGTATTGCCCTAACTGCTTTTTATATAATTCTCTATTTCTATCCTCAATATCTAGGTTTGCAAAAATCTGGCGACAATACAGGGGTCATCGCTTTTTTTGATCCTTTGAGCAAACTTCTCAGTGGTAATCCTGCCAGTCAATGGTTTGTATACGGTACCCTTTATACGGTAGCTATTTTGGCTTTTGGCATTAAGTTTATTTGGAAATACAGACACAACAGGTATGAAATGATACGCACCTCCAGTGTTATGTTTTTTCAAACAGCCTTCGCCTTTCTGATTCCTGAATTTATGTCTAGACTGAACAGTGAATCGTTTTCACTACCCTACTATGACCTAAAAAACATATGGCCCCTTAACTATTACAATTTTGAGCGTTACCGGGTCAATAGCATGATAGATGCCGGAGATATAGGATTGGCCATGCTCATCTTTGGGATCCTATCCATCTTTGTCATTACCCCAATTCTCACCTACAAATATGGAAAACGTTGGTATTGCTCATGGGTCTGTGGATGTGGAGGCCTTGCCGAAACAGCTGGGGATTCCTTTAGACATTTGAGCGACAAAACACAAAAAGCCTGGAAAATAGAGCGGTGGGTGGTACATAGTGTGGTTGTATTTGTAACCTTAATGACCACTGCCGTAATTTACTCTTACCTAGGAAATGACAGTAGCAAATATTGGTTGACAAAAAACACCTTTTTACTCGGGGTGGCAGGTATATTAACCCTTGTATTCGGGTGGGTAATGCTCTTTAAAAGAAAGGAACTTCAAAAAGATGCCCGCTATGGTGCCATAGGCTATTTTACTATTATAGTAGCCTTAATTGGATTTCACTACCTCAGTGGGGACGGGAACGTTTTTCTCTTTAAATCGGAAACCTTAAGAACAACCTACGGATTTTTGATAGGCAGTATCTTCTCTGGTGTAATTGGAACTGGCTTCTACCCAATTTTCGGCAATAGGGTATGGTGTAGGTTTGGTTGTCCCATGGCAGCAATCCTTGGGTTCCAACAACGTCTTTTTTCAAGATTCAGAATCACGACCAATGGCGGACAATGTATTTCTTGCGGCAACTGCTCTACCTATTGTGAAATGGGAATAGATGTTAGGGCATACGCACAGAAGGGAGAAAACATAGTGAGGTCTAGTTGTGTAGGTTGCGGGATTTGTTCTGCCGTTTGTCCACGTGGGGTATTAAAACTGGAAAATGGACCTGAAAAAGGACGCATCAATCCTACTGAAATCCTATTGGGCAACGACGTAAACCTAATGGATTTAGTGAATCAGAAATAA
- a CDS encoding glycosyltransferase family 2 protein, with translation MKDIIVIIPAFNEEDSIAKVIQEIPQYISEIIVVNNNSTDQTAINAEKAGATVLRENRRGYGYACLCGMDYIAKRSKTPDIIVFIDGDYSDYPEEITKVVEPIIEKDIDFVIGARVKELREQGSMTPQQIFGNNLATFLMKMLFKAKYTDLGPFRAIKYDQLLALDMEDKTYGWTVEMQLKALRKKLTYTEVAVRYKKRIGVSKVSGTVKGSIFAGIKILGWIFKYSLK, from the coding sequence ATGAAAGACATCATAGTAATTATTCCAGCATTTAATGAAGAAGATTCTATTGCGAAAGTAATTCAAGAGATACCTCAATATATATCGGAAATAATTGTCGTGAACAATAATTCCACTGACCAAACCGCCATAAACGCTGAGAAGGCAGGGGCCACTGTACTACGTGAAAATAGAAGGGGATATGGGTACGCTTGTCTATGTGGAATGGATTACATAGCAAAAAGATCCAAAACACCTGATATTATCGTATTTATCGACGGTGACTATTCCGATTACCCGGAAGAAATTACCAAAGTAGTTGAACCTATTATAGAAAAGGACATAGATTTTGTCATCGGGGCGCGTGTTAAGGAGCTGAGGGAGCAAGGTTCTATGACACCGCAACAGATTTTCGGCAATAATCTGGCAACTTTTCTAATGAAAATGCTTTTTAAGGCAAAATATACAGATTTAGGACCCTTCAGAGCCATAAAATACGACCAGTTATTGGCACTGGATATGGAGGACAAGACCTATGGTTGGACTGTGGAAATGCAACTAAAAGCGTTACGTAAGAAACTTACATACACCGAAGTAGCGGTTCGTTACAAAAAAAGAATTGGGGTATCTAAAGTATCAGGTACGGTAAAAGGTAGTATATTTGCAGGCATAAAAATCCTAGGCTGGATTTTTAAATATAGTTTAAAATAA
- a CDS encoding aspartate aminotransferase family protein gives MNLFDVYPLYNVTPVSAKGIVVIDDKGQKYLDFYGGHAVISIGHSHPHYVRRIKEQLDQIGFYSNAIQNPLQCELAEKLGKLSNCEDYNLFLCNSGAEANENALKLASFQTGKSRVLAFQNSFHGRTSAAVAATDDLKINAPINQQQKVTFLPFDDIKAFTKEIEKGDVCAVILEAIQGVGGLDEPSTEFYQEIAKLCKEHHALLIADEVQSGYGRSGKFFAFQHHDIHPDIITIAKGMGNGFPIGGVLIHDSIKASYGLLGTTFGGNHLACAAALAVLEVIEQEFLIENANKLYEYFISKAAKIPEVRRVKGRGLMIGLEFDFDVSELRKKLIYNQHLFTGGAKDKRVLRILPALNITKKHIDLFFEALQTEL, from the coding sequence ATGAACCTATTTGATGTATACCCATTATATAACGTAACCCCTGTTTCCGCTAAAGGTATTGTTGTCATCGATGATAAGGGTCAGAAATACCTTGACTTTTACGGAGGACACGCCGTTATATCTATTGGCCACTCCCATCCGCACTATGTTAGGCGTATTAAGGAGCAATTGGACCAAATTGGGTTTTATAGCAATGCGATCCAAAATCCGCTGCAATGTGAATTGGCCGAAAAATTAGGGAAACTTTCAAATTGCGAGGATTACAATCTATTTTTATGCAATTCTGGGGCTGAAGCCAATGAAAATGCCCTAAAATTAGCCTCCTTTCAAACTGGAAAGTCGAGGGTATTAGCATTCCAAAACAGCTTCCATGGGAGGACCTCAGCTGCAGTTGCAGCAACGGACGACTTAAAAATCAATGCACCAATCAACCAACAACAGAAGGTCACTTTCCTTCCTTTTGACGACATAAAGGCCTTTACCAAGGAAATTGAAAAAGGGGACGTATGCGCCGTTATTTTGGAAGCCATTCAAGGTGTAGGGGGATTGGACGAGCCCTCTACTGAATTTTACCAAGAAATCGCCAAACTTTGTAAGGAACACCATGCACTGCTCATTGCAGATGAGGTGCAGTCGGGGTATGGAAGAAGCGGTAAGTTCTTCGCCTTCCAGCATCACGACATCCATCCAGATATCATAACAATTGCAAAAGGCATGGGCAACGGTTTTCCTATCGGTGGTGTTTTGATACACGATAGCATCAAAGCTTCCTATGGCTTGTTGGGCACTACCTTTGGAGGGAATCATTTGGCTTGTGCGGCAGCATTGGCGGTGTTGGAAGTTATTGAACAGGAATTCCTCATTGAAAATGCCAACAAACTATATGAATATTTCATTTCCAAGGCAGCAAAAATACCAGAAGTAAGGCGGGTAAAGGGAAGAGGCCTTATGATAGGCTTGGAGTTCGATTTTGATGTTTCCGAACTGCGGAAGAAATTAATTTACAACCAACACTTATTTACGGGAGGAGCTAAGGATAAACGTGTTTTGAGAATTCTCCCTGCTTTGAACATTACTAAAAAACATATCGATCTATTTTTTGAAGCCCTTCAAACGGAATTATAG
- a CDS encoding cellulose synthase family protein has product MGLTITYIIIAIYSIALVLIFFYSLAQLNLLVNYLWYKRQNQEAPKYNLLDPKEIPFVTIQLPIYNEEYVVERLLENIAKIEYPSSKLEIQVLDDSTDDSVNDTARRIAALQETGLDITHIRRENRSGYKAGALKEGLKIAKGEFIAIFDADFLPDADWLKKTVIYFKDEEIGVVQTRWGHINRDYSTLTKIQAFALDAHFTLEQVGRNAKGHFINFNGTAGIWRKECILDAGNWEGDTLTEDLDLSYRAQLKNWKFKYLEDVETPAELPVVISAARSQQFRWNKGGAENFRKTVLSVVTSRNISFKTKFHGVMHLLNSSMFLCVFIVAFLSIPMLYIKNMYGHLGWIFEVTSFFVVSTIILFVCYWFTYKSIQGSSFDSFVDYIKIFFTFFSVALGFSLHNSMAVLEGHMGKRSEFVRTPKFNINNLTDSWKGNKYLAKKLSPNMILEALLMIYFLFGMYSAIPLNDFGLFPFHFMLFLGFGFVFFNSLTAKA; this is encoded by the coding sequence ATGGGACTAACCATCACTTACATTATCATTGCAATCTACAGCATTGCGCTAGTATTAATCTTCTTTTACAGTTTGGCTCAATTAAACCTTCTTGTAAATTATCTTTGGTATAAAAGACAGAACCAAGAAGCGCCGAAATACAATCTTCTTGATCCAAAAGAAATTCCATTTGTCACCATTCAATTGCCTATTTACAATGAAGAGTATGTTGTAGAGCGATTGTTGGAGAATATTGCAAAAATTGAATACCCATCAAGCAAGCTTGAAATTCAGGTTCTTGACGATTCTACAGATGATTCTGTAAACGACACTGCCAGAAGAATTGCCGCTCTTCAGGAAACTGGATTGGACATCACACATATAAGAAGAGAAAACAGATCTGGTTATAAGGCCGGAGCATTGAAAGAAGGTCTTAAAATTGCCAAAGGTGAATTTATCGCAATCTTTGATGCCGACTTTTTACCCGATGCAGATTGGTTGAAAAAAACCGTAATATATTTCAAAGATGAAGAAATTGGTGTTGTACAGACCCGTTGGGGACATATCAACAGGGATTACAGCACTTTGACAAAAATACAAGCCTTTGCCTTGGATGCCCACTTTACCTTGGAACAAGTAGGAAGAAACGCAAAAGGACACTTCATCAACTTTAATGGTACAGCAGGAATCTGGCGCAAGGAATGTATCCTTGATGCCGGTAACTGGGAAGGTGATACCTTAACTGAAGATTTGGATTTGAGCTATAGGGCACAATTGAAAAACTGGAAGTTCAAATATTTGGAAGATGTGGAAACTCCTGCAGAACTTCCTGTAGTGATCAGCGCAGCTCGTTCCCAACAATTTCGTTGGAACAAGGGAGGTGCAGAAAACTTTAGAAAAACCGTTTTGAGCGTTGTAACTTCTAGGAACATTTCTTTTAAAACCAAATTCCATGGGGTGATGCACTTGTTGAACAGTTCCATGTTCCTATGTGTTTTTATCGTAGCGTTTTTGAGTATACCAATGTTGTATATCAAGAATATGTACGGACATTTGGGGTGGATTTTTGAAGTAACAAGCTTCTTTGTTGTAAGTACCATCATTTTGTTCGTATGCTATTGGTTTACCTATAAGAGCATACAGGGCAGTAGTTTTGATAGTTTTGTGGACTACATAAAAATATTTTTCACCTTCTTCTCGGTAGCTTTAGGTTTTTCTTTGCACAATTCCATGGCAGTCTTGGAAGGGCATATGGGAAAAAGAAGTGAATTTGTAAGAACGCCAAAATTCAACATTAACAACCTTACGGATAGTTGGAAAGGGAATAAATACTTGGCTAAAAAATTATCACCAAACATGATATTGGAAGCATTGCTTATGATTTATTTCTTGTTTGGGATGTACAGTGCCATACCATTGAACGATTTTGGATTGTTCCCATTCCATTTTATGTTGTTCCTAGGTTTCGGATTTGTATTTTTCAATTCACTTACTGCTAAAGCATAA
- the proC gene encoding pyrroline-5-carboxylate reductase yields the protein MKIAILGAGNLGLSIAKGLLNTNDGIASIYLTKRDISPIKALESYGNVTVTMDNKEALKNSDILIFAVQPVHFENILEQLKDYLADNHIIISTITGFSIERIEKVIGKNNNIIRSMPNTAISVGQSMTCICANEKGQGKIELARTIFNKMGHSMIIPENQMQAATVICASGIAFWMRLIRATTQGAIQLGFDAKEAQELAMHTCNGAAQLLIASGNHPEEEIDKVTTPRGCTIQGLNEMEHQGLSSSLIQGIVASYEKINQIKKE from the coding sequence ATGAAAATAGCCATACTAGGGGCGGGAAACTTGGGTTTGTCCATAGCCAAAGGATTATTGAATACAAATGACGGGATCGCCTCCATATACCTCACCAAAAGAGATATAAGCCCGATAAAAGCTCTGGAGTCGTATGGCAATGTCACTGTGACCATGGACAACAAGGAAGCACTTAAAAATTCGGATATTTTAATTTTTGCCGTGCAACCCGTACATTTTGAAAACATTCTAGAACAGCTAAAAGACTATTTAGCGGACAACCATATCATTATTTCCACGATTACCGGATTTAGCATAGAACGAATAGAAAAAGTTATAGGAAAGAATAACAACATTATCCGAAGCATGCCCAATACGGCAATTTCAGTAGGCCAGTCCATGACCTGCATCTGCGCCAATGAAAAGGGTCAGGGAAAAATTGAACTGGCCAGGACAATTTTCAATAAAATGGGCCATTCTATGATCATTCCGGAAAATCAAATGCAGGCAGCCACGGTCATTTGCGCCAGTGGGATAGCCTTTTGGATGCGCCTTATCAGGGCTACCACCCAAGGTGCCATTCAACTTGGATTTGATGCCAAAGAAGCACAGGAACTGGCTATGCATACCTGCAATGGGGCTGCCCAATTATTGATCGCCTCGGGCAATCATCCCGAAGAAGAAATTGATAAGGTGACCACCCCAAGAGGATGTACCATCCAAGGATTGAATGAAATGGAACACCAAGGATTAAGCTCTTCCTTAATTCAGGGTATCGTGGCCTCCTATGAAAAGATCAATCAAATTAAAAAAGAATAA
- the proB gene encoding glutamate 5-kinase — MNKKRILLKVGTNTLTKETDQISRGKIEDIARQIATLKDKYEFIIVSSGAIAAARQFVKLEHNGAEINVKQALAAIGQPHLMRIFQENFRELGLLTSQCLLSYSDFEKEASKVNICNTINVLVANNFIPIINENDTVATDEIQFGDNDKLAALTAALIKVDLLIIATNTDGIYTKESIENNNPETIKTVHNLEELQWEVSGTKSSRGTGGMQSKIEAATIANEAKIETWVVNGLKDNFIIDALNNQSNFTKIK; from the coding sequence ATGAATAAAAAACGCATCTTACTAAAAGTTGGCACCAATACCCTTACCAAGGAAACCGACCAGATTTCCAGAGGAAAAATTGAGGATATTGCCCGTCAGATTGCAACGTTAAAGGATAAATACGAATTTATTATCGTAAGTTCTGGCGCCATTGCCGCTGCAAGACAGTTCGTGAAATTGGAGCATAATGGGGCCGAAATCAATGTAAAGCAGGCATTGGCCGCTATAGGTCAACCTCATTTGATGCGTATTTTTCAGGAAAATTTTAGGGAATTGGGGTTATTGACCTCTCAATGCCTATTGTCATATTCAGATTTTGAAAAGGAGGCCTCCAAGGTAAATATATGCAATACCATTAATGTCCTAGTGGCCAACAACTTTATCCCAATCATTAATGAAAATGATACGGTAGCCACGGACGAAATACAGTTTGGTGATAATGATAAGTTGGCAGCACTAACGGCTGCCCTCATAAAAGTGGACCTTCTCATTATAGCCACAAACACAGATGGCATTTATACAAAAGAGTCCATAGAAAACAACAATCCTGAAACGATAAAGACGGTACATAACCTTGAGGAACTACAATGGGAGGTAAGTGGCACCAAATCCTCCAGGGGAACAGGTGGCATGCAGTCAAAGATTGAAGCTGCCACGATCGCCAACGAGGCCAAAATAGAAACATGGGTCGTTAATGGCCTAAAAGATAATTTCATAATAGATGCTCTGAACAACCAGAGCAACTTTACCAAAATAAAATAA
- a CDS encoding GNAT family N-acetyltransferase translates to MKIVIANESYFKYSQIICDTIEESAKVRGTGIAKRTTEYIEKRLKNGNAVLALDGDKFAGFCYIEVWGHEKFVANSGLIVHPDYRGQGLAKQIKKAVFDLSRKKFPEAKIFGITTGLAVMKMNYELGYKPVTFSELTDDPEFWKGCQTCKNFDILTRTETKMCLCTGMLYDPHAKKKVENSNLNTKAFTRLKSIKEHLLLKKKEK, encoded by the coding sequence ATGAAGATTGTTATTGCTAACGAATCATATTTTAAATATTCCCAGATTATCTGTGATACCATAGAGGAGTCCGCCAAAGTGCGCGGCACTGGTATTGCAAAACGAACTACGGAATATATTGAGAAGAGGTTGAAAAATGGCAATGCCGTTTTAGCCTTGGACGGGGACAAATTTGCCGGCTTCTGCTATATAGAAGTATGGGGCCATGAAAAATTTGTCGCCAATTCAGGATTAATCGTCCATCCCGATTACAGAGGGCAAGGCCTTGCCAAACAGATCAAGAAAGCCGTTTTTGACCTTTCCAGAAAAAAGTTTCCGGAAGCCAAAATATTCGGTATTACCACTGGGTTGGCCGTAATGAAAATGAATTACGAGCTGGGCTATAAGCCCGTTACATTTTCGGAACTTACTGACGATCCAGAATTTTGGAAAGGCTGCCAAACTTGCAAGAATTTTGATATTCTGACCCGGACGGAAACAAAAATGTGCTTGTGTACGGGCATGTTATATGATCCACACGCAAAGAAAAAAGTGGAGAATAGCAATTTAAATACAAAAGCATTTACAAGATTAAAGAGTATCAAGGAGCATTTGCTCCTTAAAAAGAAAGAAAAATGA